The Sparus aurata unplaced genomic scaffold, fSpaAur1.1, whole genome shotgun sequence genomic interval cccacgctgctagctgtcaatgctaactcacCGTTCGAGAAGCCCTGTAAGCGGTTGGCCAAAAGTGTTCGCGTCTTTgctactggcaagtcaagggtagcttgagtgataaagctgcatgttgaaatcgaccgaagttctcctttaaaatgcaaatgcatcacaaagcattttcacacattttagtTTCAGGAACGTCTCAGTAACTGTAGGTTtgattttttaaagtattttttctgCCTTTATTGATACATTAGCTGAAGACTTAACAGTAAACAGAGAGACTTGCAGCGACCGGCCCCAGGCCGAGACTcaaacccaggtccgctgcagcaaACCTCTAGATATGGTACacatgctctaccaactgaacTAAGGGATGTCACTTACTTCAGCAATGACACTGGGTCACTTTGGGTCATTAATCACCAAAACAGGTTATTTTGGTTCTTACGATGCATCAAAACATTAATGAGAAACTGTGATATTGTTTGACTGGATAATGTTCATTGCATGCAGCAGACATATAAAGTTGGAAGCAAAGTGTGATAATGAAAATCAAGTCAAggcaaatgtttctgtttaacCATTTAATGCTGTGCACCAACGCCCAAAGTTCAGCAAAAAAAAgtagagaaaaaacagaacaaacacaaaattgcACGTCCACAGTTTGAAGACATAAAGcacaaaataatacacaaacTGAAGTTCAGGTTCAGACACCTGATGTCCAGGTAGCTCTGTGTGTTGGAGGACTGTCATGAAATTCTGAGATTGTGAGTTTGATCCTTGAGTCAGTCTGAGTTTTGAAAACGGCTCTTGAGATAAAAGACTCAAAAGCAGGACGTTAAGGTATCTGATGAGCTGGTCTGGAGGTTGTGGGAGCAGGGTGGTACTAGGACTGTAAGTTTTGAGATTGTGGGTTCAATTCTTGACAGATTTTTTGAGTGTTGAGATTCAAAAGagtaaaatgtgaatgaaacacAAGCAATCTGTCACATTCAGTAGCTCAGGCTGATAGAGGTCTGGTTTACAATACTCTgtgaagtctggaggttgtgggttcaatccCTGGGTAGTTCAACTGATTTTAAACCTGATgtccacaagaataaaaaagggacaaactTATTCAGGCCCAAATCTGTTTGTTAAGAATAAACAGGGGTAGaaatacccacaatcctttgctgcagtaaataaaGAGCTGCCACACAGTTAAAGTAGTCAGTACAACAGCACAACTTCAGCAAACCTGTTTCTTCAACACGTAtgaatgtattgatttgttattaGATCAGCacacatcagatcagatcagatgagaTAATTGAAAAACACGACACAcgatcactgaaatgtttctcctctgctaaagtaGCTGAATATAAAATTCTACTTGTATCATCATCATGCTGTCTCTGTCAGTGCGCTGGTGGAAAGTAATCGAGTACTTTTACTACAATTAGTCCTCAAAtgaattcctgtatttttttagaAATCTTCTAATATGTGTCCAGGTGAAATTGCAAataattaatattgttttcatgctaTATTAAAAGGAACcagaacacatgaactgacataTAGTCTGTTGATTTGAGATGTGGACCTCCAGAACCTCGTCAGATTGTCCCGCACACATTTTAGATGCTTCCTGTGGTTGTTAACAATCATTTACAACAATCtgagaacgtttttttttacGACAGCAAACACGAACAACAACATGTTACAATCACATCAACAGCCAGGAGGCAAAGAGGGAAAGACAACCCCCAGGCTCCCGtatgaaatctctccatttattgagtttttgagttaggaaacttttataaactctgtgaagctgtttgtgactgattcttaATTATTTTGGCCTTCTggtaaattcggcatgtgttcggctcgttgtgggtcgtgctgcagctctcagtctaacaggaagactcccagtcagtcacacgcctctctggctgtttcctcctcacagtttactttcactttctctgacaggtgtgttgcagatagttttctccgtctgaacctccagctgaaggtaatgtaatgaatctgacaaGTTAgactcgctaacacaagctctatttttcattgttacaccggaaacagcacaaaaactgaagctcggttgtttatttctccaaacTCACGAGTTTAAACTCGGAGCGTCCGGACACGAGTCCGCTATTTTGTGTCTGcctgaatcagcctgtggaggaggccgagacgagccgccgctctcccgctgtgtgacgcactaaacgcggctggagagcagctgttggtgtcggtgaataatctgtggttgtatttacagtccaggactgatgaggaggcagttagaggacatccaggagtctgaagctttatttaattaatacaaatataacttcatcactgagcaacagtcagcaggaacacgtcggctctcagtgttagtacttaaagtgcccgttacgttacttgagtatttctgctcctgattacttctcagaggaagagattctaatttttactttgcagataaatgttttaaataaacaacagatgaccAGATTGACTCTTTAGATTACaagatatcagagaaacgtgtgttgactccaccacagcgccatgacgtcatctagtggactgatccaagtccagcagctgatgttctgacaggagacgtgacgtcagtgagagacgtcatagcctcttcagacaaaacccacctgaacacacctgagactttcatattttataataacacaacagtttattagaacaatttctgcctcttggttaaatcaacttgtcagtatttgtatttaatcagttatttaacactccaagctccacagaaagtctccacagtcatgtacagaaggacagtgactgtttttataccctttaaaatgtgataatgtttATATAGAATTGAAATAAGTAAAATTCAaagtaaatattataaaacatatgATGAGAGATCGTCCTCtggagtcactggtgttactgtgtgacaaaagtcttttattttgaaataaaactcacaGTGATGACATGACTTTCCTTCCTGCAGATCTgtgaagacaggtcctggatcagtccactgtctcttttctgtcagaagacatttatacatttgtctccagatttcacgtcactgatgtgagcgactttattagtagagaacagtaaaaaacagaatacaaatgatttagtgacatgatttagttttggtatgatgtcctgtagcagccatttagtgaaatatgtattaatagagtTGGTGAGTTgtggaataatgtgctctgagtttaaatgttagaagaggaagtcgactttcagacattttgtccttcaagagtgtttctgacccaaaggctgatttcagttgatgtgcagatgaatgatttctgtttcctctccagatgaaagtgtgtgtgagatgagcagcatgaatcagtgtgaggacagagaggagggaggccctccctctaaaaccactggacctggacctggacctggacctggacctgggcctggacctggacctgagcccagctgtgtgtccttaaAGAGTGACTGGTCAATGGGTCGTCTCattaattttaaaggacaaccagctcctgctgtaaagaggtgagctgttgataacattaatatgtgactgattcatgttttaactgtggagaaagatgttgtttgaaacctgatgtttattttcagttttgttcttcttcacttaaatttatcttctcactttagaaagctgcccaatagaaccagtcttcaactcttcatttcactttattgaattagtttggtccaatattctctgaaggtttattcctgatgttttccactattttatggacagaagcttctgtgtctgaagactagaaagtcagttaacatctctggtggtcttcttctctgtccaacaggagaccagcctctactggacctgaacctgagcccagctgtgtttccttcaagagtgactggTCAAAGGAGTTTGTTATTAATTTCAAACAAGaacattcctcagacagacagtaagttgttgtcatgttgctctctgttgatgtttgtcctcatttaATCCAGTgtgaccagttgtcctgatggtcttcatgttctcagagtgatgatggagctcagagcaggattagtattaaaggacaggttcacatttcttcatgtccgtccctcaacaactctgacaggacagtgttcctcatgtggacaaacagcagtgactcacctcctgctgaaatctgagtcctgctgctgaggagaggaagggctgtgtgttatatctgacgtTACAAGGGCCCGACCAAACTGGACTTCATGGGGCCGGTACCAAATATGAAGAGTAAAAAACTCTGATAACTGATATATCTGCCGattatatatgaaatatataaaaacaaataacttattttctgatctcttaAGTATAGATAAATcacttgagacaaagatatgaactgaaGACAGAACATTTAgctgttttacaatatttattaaatatgcaaaaatagtAAGGTTTTACAAATACGTCTAAAATCACATTAAGTGTTTTGAAACTGAAGacgttatttttttcttactgcaaGTCATGTCTGCATGAATAtagcttatatttacaaatgattaatttattattatctctACGTTTAGGCCGTTGTCTTATTAATCACCCAAAAGCAACACACAGAAAAGTCAATAAATGACTTTCAGGTCACAAATCAGATAAATTAATATCACAATCAAGTTTGtaccaaaaacaaaccagtattttagtttttttggtgTCAGAATGAAATTTATTGCAGAAATgatataaattaaaacaaaaagacatgaTGAATAATTTTTTAATGCTCCAACGTTCTCAGTTGAATACAAGTTCATTGAGACGCTTCACCAATTTACACTGAacagttagcatccagctagcttCTGTTAGCTAtgtgttgctgtccacagtattaaacGGGTCAGGAGCTGgagggactaaaccagacaagctgctgaaccaacccagtaaactgactgactgttgattcacagtgggatcagcagtacgaccaacactgtgatgtcagaggaaaccatctgattcaatgatgtcatcaacactttttaattcaaaggaccttcagcttgtgtttgtctctgagtggacagacacaatgtgactgattcttcatgattcctccacagagtcgaccaggagagctcagaggttcccagaggtccgtctgtccagcagcatcagaaacacctggactccatatttatggtctgtacatgaacaacaactacttttacatccagtctgttcacaataatctccatgctgcactttacagaccagtggtgaatctgtccaacatggatctgatgttaaatgttgtcattcacataatattctgtttcagctgctggaggagaacattgtgacttttgtcaagaatgagctgaagaaggtccagaaggttctgagttcagattacccagaatgctcagagagtcagagggaggatgaggaggtgttggacggtgaagatgaagagcagaggaggagcagcagagaggcatttctgaagatcacacttcacttcctgaggagaatgaagcaggaggagctggctgaccgtctgcagagcagtgagaggatttctctaaagatttaacatgatggatcaatgagacaattactgaagtctgatgatgaatctgtttatATATACAATCTTCAGGGGAAGTAAAATTGTGGTATTGTCTTTATGAATAACTTAATTATcttgtttgttgtgtatttatttagaaAGTCACTCTGGAGTTTATCAGCataaacttaaatctaaccttcagaagaagttccagtgtgtgtttgaggggatcgctaaagcaggaaacccaacccttctgaatcagatctacacagagctctacatcacagagggagggactgcagaggtcaatgatgaacatgaggtcagacagattgaaacagcatccaggaaaccacacagaccagaaacaacagtcagacaagaagacatctttaaagcctcacctggaagagatgaaccaatcagagcagtgatgacaaagggagtggctggcatcgggaaaacagtcttaacacagaagttcactttggactgggctgaagacaaagccaaccaggacatacagttcacatttccattcactttcagagagctgaatgtgctgaaagagaaaaagttcagcttggtggaacttgttcatcacttcttcactgaaaccaaagaaatctgcagctttgaagagttccaggttgtgttcatctttgacggtctggatgagtgtcgacttcctctggacttccacaacactgagatcctgactgatgttacagagtccacctccgtggatgtgctgctgacaaacctcatcaggggaaaactgcttccctctgctcgcctctggataaccacacgacctgcagcagccaatcagatccctcctgggtgtgttgacatggtgacagaggtcagagggttcactgacccacagaaggaggagtacttcaggaagagattcagagacaagaagcaggccagcagaatcatctcccacatcaagacatcacgaagcctccacatcatgtgccacatcccagtcttctgctggatcactgctacagttctggaggatgtgttgaagaccagagagggaggagagctgcccaagaccctgactgagatgtacatccacttcctggtggttcagtccaaagtgaagaacgtcaagtatgatggaggagctgagacagatccacactggactccagagagcaggaagatgattgagtctctgggaaaactggcttttgatcagctgcagaaaggaaacctgatcttctatgaatcagacctgacagagtgtggcatcgatatcacagcagcctcagtgtactcaggagtgttcacacagatctttaaagaggagagaggactgtaccaggacaaggtgttctgcttcatccatctgagtgttcaggagtttctggctgctcttcatgtccatctgacattcatgAACTCTAGAGTCAATCTGCCAGTAGAAGAAAAGCAGTCAACATCCCGGCGGTCCAAACTATTTGGATACAAACCTGACCCAACACATCTCATCAACTCCCAGGAGTCTGAAGCAAGAAAAAACGAAGTTGCATTGACACAGTACCTCAAGAGTTTTGTAGACGAGGctttacagagtccaaatggacacctggacttgttcctccgcttcctcctcggtcTTTCACTGGAGACCAATCAGACTCTCCTCCGAGGTCTGCTGACACAGATACGAAGTTGCTCAGAGACCAATCGGAAAACAGTCaagtacatgaagaagaagatcagtgagaatctttctccagagagaagcatcaatctgttccactgtctgaatgaactgaacgatcgttctctagtggaggagatccaactgtacctgagatcaggacgtctctccatagataaactgtctcctgctcagtggtcagctctggtcttcatcttactgtcatcagaaaaagatctggacgtgtttgacctgaagaaatactctgcttcagaggaggctcttctgaggctgctgccagtggtcaaagcctccaacaaagctctgtaagtgtggagaagttttttcagaatgcagttattgtgctgttgttgacttAAATGGAAATAATTTacttcattattctttatccagactgagtgtctgtaacctctcagagagaagctgtgaagctctgtcctcagttctcagctcgcAGTCCTCttgtctgagagaactggacctgagtaacaacaacctgcaggattcaggagtgaagctactttctgttggactggagagtccacaatgtggacttgaaactctcaggtcagatagTCCATAGTTTGTTTCAaactatttttgtatttctttaatgtttgaattaagTTCTTTCTCTCATGTCAGAActcttgtgttttgaaagtatgctgcttattattgtttcatgtctgtttagtCCAGATTTAGTCTTggtgatttttcatatctctgacattttagagtaaaacagaaagcaagttcacatgtgctacaatgttattataaataatgtaaatgtctttttttttactgttcacacttcaggctgagtgtctgtgacgtatcagagagaagctgtgaagctctgtcctcagttctcagctcccagtcctctagtctgagagaactggacctgagtaacaacaacctgcaggattcaggagtgaagctactttctgttggactggagagtccacactgtgtccttgaagcTCTCAGGTCAGATAGTCCATAGTTTGTTTCAaactatttttgtatttctttaatgtttgaattaagTTCTTTCTCTCACGTCagaactgttgtgttttgaaagtatgctgcttattattgtttcatgtctgtttagtCCAGATTTAGTCTTggtgatttttcatatctctgacattttagagtaaaacagaaagcaagttcacatgtgctacaatgttattataaataatgtaaatttctttttttttactgttcacacttcagactgagtgactgtaacctctcagagagaagctgtgaagctctgtcctcagttctcagctcccagtcctctagtctgagagaactggacctgagtaacaacaacctgcaggattcaggagtgaagctactttctgctgaactgaagagtccacactgtgtccttgaaactctcaggtcaggattctttattttatttcattattttatgtaattttacaattggagcaggtcttgatcACATTCctaatataattcaatttatttaaaagaccCAACATTTCCTCCATGGGCAAGCACTTGATATAGaggtcagaaaaaaaaccttttaacaggtagaaacctcgagcagaaccggACAGAAGCCCCACTACACTGCCTCTTCAAGGCAGGAATCTTGCATCCATATTCCACCTCACTGtaggtgtgaaagttacaaaggtggaaTGGGGGAACAGTTTCATTCTGCCTCTGATCCTACCGAGGTTGTAACAGTGCCATAACAGAGGTGAGACGATATCTGTGTGGACAGGAGTGTGATGTTCTgatagtgttcacagtctgacaacttttcagatccttcactcattaaagtaataatacaaaaccaatgacacccctaatctatgtatatatttaaaatatggGTCAGTCTGTCTATTCTGCACTAATCCTGACTTGCATATCTCAACAACCATTGGATGGGTTGTCATGTGGGTtttgacattcatgctcccgtcaggatgaactgtaattactttggtgattgtctcacttttcatcatcattattttaatctgtacaatatgttggttcatgaccaaatatttgcaaacctaatggcatttccatcagcttcagttaGACTCTGTGTTCAATGCTGATAAGTAAATTATtgaaaactaagatgatgaatatgataaatattaaacccttaaacacagatgtgcactgaatcatcaggactctcagctgatgtgtgatgtgtgttgttttgtgtgtctgcaggctgtcaggctgtctgatcacagaggaaggctgtacttctctggcctcagctctggactccaacccctcccatctgagagagctggacctgagctacaatcatccaggagactcaggagtgaagcagctatctgctcgactggaggatccaggctggagactgg includes:
- the LOC115577521 gene encoding NLR family CARD domain-containing protein 3-like, with the protein product ENIVTFVKNELKKVQKVLSSDYPECSESQREDEEVLDGEDEEQRRSSREAFLKITLHFLRRMKQEELADRLQSKSHSGVYQHKLKSNLQKKFQCVFEGIAKAGNPTLLNQIYTELYITEGGTAEVNDEHEVRQIETASRKPHRPETTVRQEDIFKASPGRDEPIRAVMTKGVAGIGKTVLTQKFTLDWAEDKANQDIQFTFPFTFRELNVLKEKKFSLVELVHHFFTETKEICSFEEFQVVFIFDGLDECRLPLDFHNTEILTDVTESTSVDVLLTNLIRGKLLPSARLWITTRPAAANQIPPGCVDMVTEVRGFTDPQKEEYFRKRFRDKKQASRIISHIKTSRSLHIMCHIPVFCWITATVLEDVLKTREGGELPKTLTEMYIHFLVVQSKVKNVKYDGGAETDPHWTPESRKMIESLGKLAFDQLQKGNLIFYESDLTECGIDITAASVYSGVFTQIFKEERGLYQDKVFCFIHLSVQEFLAALHVHLTFMNSRVNLPVEEKQSTSRRSKLFGYKPDPTHLINSQESEARKNEVALTQYLKSFVDEALQSPNGHLDLFLRFLLGLSLETNQTLLRGLLTQIRSCSETNRKTVKYMKKKISENLSPERSINLFHCLNELNDRSLVEEIQLYLRSGRLSIDKLSPAQWSALVFILLSSEKDLDVFDLKKYSASEEALLRLLPVVKASNKALLSVCDVSERSCEALSSVLSSQSSSLRELDLSNNNLQDSGVKLLSVGLESPHCVLEALRLSDCNLSERSCEALSSVLSSQSSSLRELDLSNNNLQDSGVKLLSAELKSPHCVLETLRVEPAGVRWLTPGLRKYSCELTVDTNTVSREIKLSDNNRKMTRVEEDQSYPDHPERFESWCPQLLCRTGLTGRCYWEVEWRGRVSISVSYRRIRRRGGSDDCVFGWNDQSWSLWCSDDGLYSVWHNNRETPFSSSSSSSSSSSSSSSSGRVAVYVDCPAGTLSFYRVSSDSLILLHTFNTTFTEPLYPGFGLIWSSSGSSS